In Terriglobales bacterium, one genomic interval encodes:
- the kdpA gene encoding potassium-transporting ATPase subunit KdpA, whose amino-acid sequence MTANGWFQIALFFVVILVVTKPLGIFMARVFERQRTFLDPVLRPLERLLYRLTGVDEYHEMRWTEYAASMLLFSLVSMLLLYLLERMQGVLPAVLFNPQHMGAVDPALAFNTAASFTTNTNWQNYSGESTMSYLTQMAGLAYHNFMSAAVGIALAIAFIRGIARRQRSTLGNFWVDLTRATLWVLLPICLVGALLLVSQGVVQNLRPYDTAKIVEPQRVQTTGPDGKPTTTTVSEQAIAQGPVASQEIIKELGTNGGGFFNANSAHPFENPTPFSNFLEMVAIFAISSGLTYTLGRMTGSPRHGWAVWSAMAVLFLAGVLTAYWAEAQGNPLLKGVDQRVSAAQPGGNMEGKEVRFGVANTALWATITTDASCGAINGWHDSFTPLGGMVPLINMMLSEVVFGGVGAGMYGILIYIVLAVFIAGLMVGRTPEYLGKKIEAYDVKMAMLVVLVFPLVILIFAAISAVRPFGTSSILNPGPHGLTEILYSFTSQAANNGSAFAGLATNTLWYNTAGGVTMLVGRFLMIIPMLAIAGNLAKKKAVPPSLGTFPVTTPLFAMLLVSVILIVGALTFFPALSLGPILEHLLMRAGHTF is encoded by the coding sequence ATGACCGCCAACGGATGGTTCCAGATCGCGCTCTTCTTCGTGGTGATCCTGGTGGTGACCAAGCCCCTGGGCATCTTCATGGCGCGCGTCTTTGAGCGTCAGCGCACCTTCCTGGATCCCGTGCTGCGGCCGCTGGAGCGCTTGCTCTACCGCCTGACCGGCGTGGACGAATACCACGAGATGCGCTGGACGGAGTACGCGGCTTCCATGCTGCTGTTCAGCCTGGTCTCCATGCTGCTGCTCTACCTGCTGGAGCGGATGCAGGGAGTGCTGCCGGCAGTGCTCTTCAACCCCCAGCATATGGGCGCAGTGGACCCGGCCCTGGCCTTCAACACCGCGGCTTCGTTCACCACCAACACCAACTGGCAGAACTACTCAGGCGAGTCCACCATGAGCTACCTGACGCAGATGGCGGGACTGGCCTACCACAACTTCATGTCGGCGGCGGTGGGCATCGCGCTGGCCATCGCCTTCATCCGCGGCATCGCCCGCCGCCAGCGCTCCACGCTCGGCAACTTCTGGGTGGACCTGACCCGCGCCACGCTCTGGGTGCTGCTCCCGATCTGCCTGGTGGGAGCGCTGCTGCTGGTCTCGCAGGGGGTGGTGCAGAACCTGCGCCCCTACGACACGGCGAAGATCGTCGAGCCGCAGCGAGTCCAGACCACCGGCCCTGACGGCAAGCCGACGACGACCACCGTGAGCGAGCAGGCGATCGCGCAGGGCCCCGTGGCCTCGCAGGAGATCATCAAGGAGCTGGGCACCAACGGCGGAGGCTTTTTCAACGCCAACAGCGCCCATCCCTTCGAGAATCCCACTCCCTTCTCCAACTTCCTGGAGATGGTGGCCATCTTCGCCATCTCCTCCGGCCTGACCTACACCCTGGGCAGGATGACGGGCTCGCCGCGCCACGGCTGGGCGGTGTGGTCGGCAATGGCGGTCCTCTTCCTGGCCGGGGTGCTGACCGCCTACTGGGCCGAGGCCCAGGGCAACCCGCTGCTCAAGGGCGTGGACCAGCGCGTAAGCGCGGCCCAGCCCGGCGGCAACATGGAGGGCAAGGAGGTCCGCTTCGGCGTCGCCAACACCGCGCTGTGGGCCACCATCACCACCGACGCCAGTTGTGGCGCCATCAATGGCTGGCACGATTCTTTCACTCCCCTGGGTGGCATGGTACCGCTGATCAACATGATGCTCAGCGAGGTGGTCTTCGGCGGTGTAGGCGCCGGAATGTACGGCATCCTCATCTACATCGTGCTGGCAGTCTTCATCGCCGGCCTCATGGTGGGCCGCACCCCCGAGTACCTGGGCAAGAAGATCGAGGCCTACGACGTCAAGATGGCCATGCTGGTGGTGCTGGTCTTCCCCCTGGTGATCCTGATCTTCGCGGCCATCTCTGCGGTCAGGCCCTTCGGCACCTCCAGCATCCTGAATCCCGGACCCCATGGGCTCACCGAGATCCTCTATTCCTTCACATCGCAGGCGGCCAACAACGGCTCCGCCTTCGCCGGCCTGGCCACCAATACGCTCTGGTACAACACCGCCGGCGGCGTGACCATGCTGGTGGGCCGCTTCCTGATGATCATCCCCATGCTGGCCATCGCCGGCAATCTGGCCAAGAAGAAGGCCGTGCCGCCCTCGCTGGGGACCTTCCCCGTGACCACGCCGTTGTTCGCCATGCTGCTGGTCTCGGTGATCCTGATCGTGGGCGCTCTGACCTTCTTTCCCGCGCTCAGCCTAGGACCCATCCTGGAGCACCTGTTGATGCGCGCAGGCCACACTTTCTGA
- the kdpF gene encoding K(+)-transporting ATPase subunit F, producing MHTETLLILAVCVLLMVYLGYALLRPEKF from the coding sequence ATGCACACTGAAACCCTGCTGATCCTCGCGGTCTGCGTGCTGCTGATGGTCTATCTCGGCTACGCGCTGCTGCGCCCGGAGAAATTCTAG